One Littorina saxatilis isolate snail1 linkage group LG12, US_GU_Lsax_2.0, whole genome shotgun sequence genomic region harbors:
- the LOC138981519 gene encoding leucine-rich repeat-containing protein 1-like yields the protein MPSAKLCTNMGSQNNSKHMDLADLDKYLEEALQRSAKVLNLSHRGLTIVTNNLAKLTCVKQLSLNDNSLLMPPSELASLVCLEELVLDNNQLTMLPQGIGNLRRLRTLSACNNPLGVVPSEIGNLTCLSHLWLVSCQLASLPPEIGRLTNLLVLSARKNNLSSIPEELGELQKLQWLCLEENQLEALPEETGKLQSLTYLNVNSNRFNTIPKCVLHLPSLVSLHMKSNCVSRVPDDTILDLSQLSRLDLRENYLHHRPPHWKGLEYILLGQEDLGEGVPTPEATTYVISSHKASTLASVPEFNEEEEDEDEERTEDEGRTEDECSWQEG from the exons ATGCCGTCAGCTAAACTTTGTACAAATATGGGTAGCCAAAACAATTCGAAACACATGGACTTGGCAGATCTTGACAAGTACTTAGAGGAAGCCTTGCAGCGATCAGCGAAAGTGCTTAACTTGAGTCATCGGGGTTTGACCATTGTGACAAACAACCTGGCCAAACTGACTTGTGTCAAGCAGTTGTCACTGAACGACAACAGTCTCTTGATGCCGCCTTCAGAGCTGGCGTCCCTGGTTTGCCTTGAAGAGCTTGTGCTAGACAACAACCAGCTGACTATGCTGCCACAGGGGATTGGCAACCTCAGACGTCTCAG GACTCTGTCAGCCTGTAACAACCCCCTGGGCGTCGTTCCATCAGAGATTGGGAACCTGACTTGCCTGTCTCACCTGTGGCTTGTCAGTTGCCAACTAGCATCCTTACCACCAGAAATCGGCAGACTGACAAACCTCTTGGTACTCAGCGCGCGCAAAAACAATTTGTCCAGCATTCCCGAAGAGTTGGGTGAATTACAGAAACTACAGTGGTTGTGTTTAGAAGAAAATCAGTTGGAAGCTCTTCCTGAAGAAACGGGAAAGCTTCAGAGTTTGACCTATCTGAACGTAAACAGCAACAGGTTTAATACTATCCCCAAGTGTGTGCTTCACTTGCCTAGCCTGGTTTCTCTGCACATGAAGAGCAACTGTGTGAGCAGAGTTCCGGACGACACCATCCTGGATCTGTCCCAGCTCAGCCGACTTGACCTGAGGGAGAACTACCTGCACCACAGACCTCCACACTGGAAG GGATTGGAGTACATCCTACTTGGGCAAGAAGACTTGGGGGAAGGTGTACCAACCCCTGAAGCCACTACCTATGTCATCTCTTCACACAAAGCCAGCACACTTGCCAGTGTGCCAGAATTCAATGAAGAGGAGGAAGACGAAGATGAAGAAAGAACAGAAGACGAAGGAAGAACAGAAGATGAATGTTCCTGGCAAGAAGGATAA